A stretch of Mya arenaria isolate MELC-2E11 chromosome 14, ASM2691426v1 DNA encodes these proteins:
- the LOC128217456 gene encoding uncharacterized protein LOC128217456: protein MFRTATPPPKCLRQRHHHRSVWDRDTTTEVFRSATPPSKCLGQRHHHRSVWDSDTTTEVFRSATPPSKCLGQRHHHRSVWDSDTTTEVFETAPPPPKCLEQRHHHRSVWDSDTITDVFGSTTPPSKCLRQRHHHRSVWDSDTTTDVFETATLPPKCLRQRHHHRSVWDSDTITEVFRSATPPSKCLRQRHHLRSVWDSDTTTDVFGSTTPPPMWLGQRHHHRSV from the coding sequence ATGTTTAGGACAGCGACACCACCACCGAAGTGTTTGAGACAGCGACACCACCACCGAAGTGTTTGGGACCGCGACACCACCACCGAAGTGTTTAGGTCAGCGACACCACCATCGAAATGTTTGGGACAGCGACACCACCACCGAAGTGTTTGGGACAGCGACACAACCACCGAAGTGTTTAGGTCAGCGACACCACCATCGAAATGTTTGGGACAGCGACACCACCACCGAAGTGTTTGGGACAGCGACACCACCACCGAAGTGTTTGAGACAGCGCCACCACCACCGAAGTGTTTGGAACAGCGACACCACCACCGAAGTGTTTGGGACAGCGACACCATCACCGACGTGTTTGGGTCAACGACACCACCATCGAAGTGTTTGAGACAGCGACACCACCACCGAAGTGTTTGGGACAGCGACACCACCACCGACGTGTTTGAGACAGCGACACTACCACCGAAGTGTTTGAGACAGCGACACCACCACCGAAGTGTTTGGGACAGCGACACCATCACCGAAGTGTTTAGGTCAGCGACACCACCATCGAAATGTTTGAGACAGCGACACCACCTCCGAAGTGTTTGGGACAGCGACACCACAACCGACGTGTTTGGGTCAACGACACCACCACCGATGTGGTTGGGTCAGCGACACCACCACCGAAGTGTTTAA
- the LOC128217457 gene encoding uncharacterized protein LOC128217457: MFRTATPPPKCLRQRHHHRSVWDRDTTTEVFRSATPPSKCLGQRHHHRSVWDSDTTTEVFRSATPPSKCLGQRHHHRSVWDSDTTTEVFETAPPPPKCLEQRHHHRSVWDSDTITDVFGSTTPPSKCLRQRHHHRSVWDSDTTTDVFETATPPPKCLRQRHHHRSVWDSDTITEVFRSATPPSKCLRQRHHLRSVWDSDTTTDVFGSTTPPPMWLGQRHHHRSV; encoded by the coding sequence ATGTTTAGGACAGCGACACCGCCACCGAAGTGTTTGAGACAGCGACACCACCACCGAAGTGTTTGGGACCGCGACACCACCACCGAAGTGTTTAGGTCAGCGACACCACCATCGAAATGTTTGGGACAGCGACACCACCACCGAAGTGTTTGGGACAGCGACACAACCACCGAAGTGTTTAGGTCAGCGACACCACCATCGAAATGTTTGGGACAGCGACACCACCACCGAAGTGTTTGGGACAGCGACACCACCACCGAAGTGTTTGAGACAGCGCCACCACCACCGAAGTGTTTGGAACAGCGACACCACCACCGAAGTGTTTGGGACAGCGACACCATCACCGACGTGTTTGGGTCAACGACACCACCATCGAAGTGTTTGAGACAGCGACACCACCACCGAAGTGTTTGGGACAGCGACACCACCACCGACGTGTTTGAGACAGCGACACCACCACCGAAGTGTTTGAGACAGCGACACCACCACCGAAGTGTTTGGGACAGCGACACCATCACCGAAGTGTTTAGGTCAGCGACACCACCATCGAAATGTTTGAGACAGCGACACCACCTCCGAAGTGTTTGGGACAGCGACACCACAACCGACGTGTTTGGGTCAACGACACCACCACCGATGTGGTTGGGTCAGCGACACCACCACCGAAGTGTTTAA